One Phaseolus vulgaris cultivar G19833 chromosome 2, P. vulgaris v2.0, whole genome shotgun sequence DNA window includes the following coding sequences:
- the LOC137810980 gene encoding transcription factor bHLH49, which yields MSDKEKFEVDRSEDPMGYSSGMHSDWRFGGANLANSSAGLVAMGNSMNASRGDLIGSSSCSSASMVDSFGPSYWDNSTGSQNMGFCDFNVHNNGGSSNTAGIRKDGFGFGRVGQDHPGTLDMAWNPANSMLPNGPGMFPHSLSQFPTDSGFIERAARFSCFSGGNFTDMVNSYGIAQSTGVYGARDAIAGHGLKSVTGGQSQGGDMNVVEATKDLSPSVEHLASKGSPLKSDKRSEGHTMSHDDRKLTLVRPANESDRAESSDDDGGGQDDSPILEGASEEPSFKGLNSKKRKRSGQDADNDIGNGAPEIPNEATKDNSENQQKVDHQPTPATKSSGKNAKLGSQASDPPKEEYIHVRARRGQATNSHSLAERVRREKISERMKFLQDLVPGCSKVTGKAVMLDEIINYVQSLQRQVEFLSMKLATVNPRLEFNIEGLLGKDILQHRPGPSSGIGFPLDISMAFPPIHPSQPGLIHPIIPNMVNSADILQRNIHQQLAPLNSGFKEPNQLSDVWEDELHNVVQMSFATTAPLSNQDVDGTVSASQMKVEL from the exons ATGAGTGACAAAGAAAAGTTTGAGGTGGATAGAAGCGAGGATCCTATGGGTTATTCTAGTGGTATGCACTCGGATTGGAGATTTGGGGGTGCAAATCTGGCAAACTCTTCTGCTGGTTTGGTTGCCATGGGAAATTCTATGAATGCCAGCAGAGGGGATTTGATTGGTTCGTCTTCATGTTCCTCCGCTTCAATGGTGGACTCTTTTGGTCCAAGCTACTGGGACAACTCCACCGGCTCCCAAAACATGGGATTTTGTGACTTTAATGTCCACAACAATGGGGGTTCTTCAAATACTGCCGGAATAAGAAAAGATGGCTTTGGCTTTGGAAGAGTAGGTCAGGATCATCCTGGAACACTTGATATGGCTTGGAATCCTGCTAATTCTATGTTACCAAATGGCCCAGGGATGTTTCCGCACAGTTTATCTCAGTTTCCAACTGATTCTGGATTCATTGAGAGAGCTGCAAGATTCTCATGCTTCAGTGGAGGGAATTTTACTGATATGGTGAACTCATATGGTATTGCTCAATCAACAGGGGTTTATGGAGCAAGAGATGCTATTGCAGGCCATGGGTTGAAATCTGTAACTGGAGGGCAATCTCAAGGAGGTGATATGAATGTAGTTGAAGCTACTAAAGATTTGTCTCCATCTGTTGAGCATCTGGCTTCTAAAGGAAGCCCTCTCAAGAGTGATAAAAGAAGTGAAGGTCATACTATGTCTCATGATGATAGGAAGCTAACTCTTGTTAGGCCAGCTAATGAGTCAGATAGAGCTGAATCTAGTGATGATGATGGTGGTGGCCAGGATGATTCTCCAATCTTGGAAGGTGCTAGTGAAGAGCCTTCTTTCAAAGGGCTAAACtcaaagaaaaggaaaagaagtgGGCAG GATGCTGATAATGATATAGGCAATGGAGCTCCAGAAATTCCTAATGAAGCTACAAAGGACAACTCTGAGAATCAACAGAAGGTAGACCATCAACCAACTCCAGCAACCAAGTCTTCTGGGAAGAATGCCAAACTGGGGTCTCAAGCTTCTGATCCACCTAAGGAGGAATACATACATGTTAGGGCTCGCCGGGGTCAAGCAACAAATAGCCATAGCCTTGCAGAGAGA GTTAGGAGGGAAAAGATAAGTGAAAGGATGaagtttcttcaagaccttgtACCGGGATGCAGCAAG GTCACTGGCAAGGCAGTAATGCTAGATGAAATCATCAACTATGTACAATCACTTCAGAGACAGGTTGAG TTTTTGTCTATGAAACTTGCAACAGTAAATCCGCGGCTGGAATTTAATATTGAAGGACTTCTTGGAAAAGAT ATTCTTCAACATCGTCCCGGTCCTTCTTCTGGAATAGGGTTTCCTCTAGATATATCCATGGCTTTTCCTCCTATACATCCATCTCAACCAGGGCTGATTCATCCTATTATTCCCAACATGGTAAACTCAGCTGACATTCTTCAAAGAAACATCCATCAACAGTTAGCTCCCTTGAATAGTGGGTTCAAGGAGCCAAATCAG CTATCGGATGTATGGGAGGATGAGCTTCACAACGTCGTACAGATGAGTTTTGCAACAACTGCTCCCCTCAGTAACCAAGATGTCGATG GTACTGTGTCAGCAAGTCAGATGAAAGTTGAACTTTGA
- the LOC137810975 gene encoding GDP-mannose 4,6 dehydratase 1: protein MENAVGSGSATNGEVAPPRKVALITGITGQDGSYLTEFLLNKGYEVHGLIRRSSNFNTQRIDHIYVDPHNAHKARMKLHYADLTDASSLRRWLDTILPDEVYNLAAQSHVAVSFEIPDYTADVVATGALRLLEAVRSHIADSGRSHIRYYQAGSSEMFGSTPPPQSETTPFHPRSPYAASKCAAHWYTVNYREAYGLYACNGILFNHESPRRGENFVTRKITRAVGRIKIGLQSKLFLGNLQASRDWGFAGDYVEAMWLMLQQEKPDDYVVATEESHTVEEFLEVAFGYVGLNWRDHVVIDKRYFRPAEVDNLKGDASKAKKVLGWKPKVGFAQLVKMMVDQDVEMAKKEKVLVDAGYIDAQQQP, encoded by the coding sequence ATGGAGAACGCCGTGGGATCCGGATCTGCCACCAACGGGGAGGTGGCTCCGCCGCGGAAGGTTGCATTGATAACCGGAATCACGGGACAGGACGGTTCCTACCTCACGGAATTCCTGCTCAACAAGGGATACGAGGTGCACGGCCTGATCCGTCGCTCCTCCAACTTCAACACGCAGCGCATCGACCACATATACGTCGATCCCCACAACGCCCACAAGGCGCGCATGAAGCTCCACTACGCCGATCTCACCGACGCCTCCTCGCTCCGCCGCTGGCTCGACACTATTCTTCCCGACGAGGTCTACAACCTCGCCGCCCAGTCTCACGTCGCCGTCTCCTTCGAGATCCCCGACTACACCGCCGACGTCGTCGCCACCGGCGCCCTGCGCCTCCTCGAGGCCGTCCGCTCCCACATCGCTGACTCCGGCCGCTCCCACATCCGCTACTACCAGGCCGGCTCCTCCGAGATGTTCGGGTCCACCCCGCCGCCGCAGTCCGAAACCACCCCCTTCCACCCCCGCTCCCCCTACGCCGCCTCCAAATGCGCTGCGCACTGGTACACCGTCAACTACCGTGAGGCCTACGGACTCTACGCCTGCAATGGCATTCTTTTCAACCACGAGTCCCCTCGCCGCGGCGAGAATTTCGTGACGCGCAAGATCACGCGTGCCGTTGGCCGGATCAAGATCGGGCTCCAGAGCAAACTCTTTTTGGGGAACCTTCAGGCCTCCAGGGATTGGGGCTTCGCTGGGGACTATGTTGAGGCCATGTGGCTGATGCTGCAGCAAGAGAAGCCCGATGACTATGTTGTGGCCACCGAAGAGTCCCACACCGTTGAGGAGTTCTTGGAAGTGGCCTTCGGCTATGTGGGACTCAATTGGAGAGATCATGTGGTGATTGACAAGAGGTACTTTCGTCCTGCTGAGGTTGACAACCTCAAAGGGGACGCCTCTAAGGCCAAGAAGGTGCTTGGTTGGAAACCTAAAGTGGGGTTTGCGCAGCTCGTTAAGATGATGGTTGACCAGGACGTTGAGATGGCCAAGAAGGAGAAGGTTCTTGTTGATGCTGGTTACATTGATGCTCAGCAACAGCCTTGA
- the LOC137810979 gene encoding uncharacterized protein — MGASESTFSSGQTPDDRITTITERSEASDPILERLKSLKITPPILTSPPTEGTLTDILVRKPSSSSVSATVNPNVLLELFSMYRDWQEKKAQEITKRQEEIENKIEVADALAIKLLQRFNHSTSTMKSASQHLSGVHALQVEIGELKGRLTEVISNCDALCKRIEAEGSESLRSSIKPFSIASADQETGSSSSTLRTVSKINPPSAEE, encoded by the exons ATGGGCGCTTCAGAATCTACTTTCTCAAGCGGACAG ACGCCTGATGACAGAATCACCACCATAACGGAGCGATCGGAAGCTTCTGACCCTATTTTGGAGCGCCTTAAATCTCTCAAAATT ACACCACCGATATTGACCTCGCCCCCAACAGAGGGTACTTTAACTGATATTTTAGTGAGGAAGCCTTCATCGTCTTCGGTTTCAG CTACAGTGAATCCCAATGTTCTACTGGAGCTCTTCTCAATGTACCGTGATTGGCAGGAGAAAAAGGCCCAAGAGATAACCAAAAGACAG GAGGAgatagaaaacaaaatagaagTTGCAGATGCTTTGGCAATCAAACTTCTTCAGCGATTTAATCATTCAACATCTACAATGAAGAGTGCTTCACAGCATCTATCCGGAG TCCATGCATTGCAGGTGGAAATTGGAGAGCTCAAAGGAAGGCTGACTGAAGTGATCAGTAACTGCGATGCATTGTGCAAGAGGATTGAAGCAGAGGGCTCAGAATCTCTCCGGTCATCTATAAAACCTTTTTCTATTGCTTCGGCTGACCAAGAAACGGGCTCAAGTTCGTCTACTTTGCGGACAGTTTCAAAAATAAATCCACCTTCTGCCGAAGAATAG